The Lycium barbarum isolate Lr01 chromosome 11, ASM1917538v2, whole genome shotgun sequence genome contains the following window.
ACCATATGTGTGAAAATATACTGAATATGTTATAGTTGtagtaaattttttaattttattttgtctTTAAAAATACTGaagtaataaaaataaataaaggaaagGAACGTTTTCTTCTTTTTAACGGTAGAAATACTTTAAATCTTGAATTAAACAACTCAAATCTTCATATTAGTAAATAAAATTTCTTACAACAAAATCTGAGGTAATGTAATGCAGACATATAACTAACATCTTACTAATTGGAATTAACGATCtccaatataaataataatataaCTATTAGATATTTGTTGTGTCTTGTATAGTGCAGTGGAAGTAATACATCACCGACCTTTACACCAAACCTCACTATGTGATTTAAGTCAGAAGTATTGAATTTGAAGTGTTCTCTTCATTCAAATGAGTTCCAAACTTCTGAACTATCAAAGCCAGAAAGGCCTTCGCTTGTGAAGTTGATGGTTGTGTACAAACTTGCAAGAATGAAGTGCTGCTAGAAGAACATATTAAGCAGAACCACCCTGAACTTAAAATCAAATGAAAGTGTGGGGCGGGTTTTGCAAGTACTTAAGACAGGGCTGATCAGTGACGTAAATGCCCACTTAGGAACAGGAAGAATAAGAACAAGATTAGGAAGGCAGTTGCACAACCGTAAGGCGGAACTAAAGGAGAGAGCACATGAGGGTTTGAAAGGAAAGGAAGGTGACGTGGAGTGATCAAATTATTTCTTTTACAGATTATTCACTTAAAGTAAGTTTTACTAACAATTTCAGGTACTATTCAATTGATGTGATGGTTAATTACTGACCTATGAAGACGAAAAATCCCACATCATAATGAGAGGTGCCTAAACAACTTTCAATAGACATAATTGACTGCATTGATCTCAGTATCTACACCATCCACTGAATTTAAAGAACTTAAAAGAGCACGAGTCATATATTCCAGCTACCGATTGATGCCTTCTTGCTTGTGTAATTGGTCTTGCGTGCTTAGGGCATAAATGAGCAAAATTAGGCTCATTCTTTTGGGGCAGAGAGTCAGACTGAACATCTCAACCAATGGCAGAAATTTGCCCCACATCGAGGAAGTTTATAAAATAGTACTGTCGAACAATATGTCGACACAATGTGAATTCTTTACCATATGTGGCCTCTCGTGCTGTGATTCCTGAAATTTCATTAACTAGTCATTCGTAGATTTTCTACCATGTATCCCAAACCAAGGTGGGAAGTAGCTTTTATAAAATGCACCAAAAATGTAATGGCAACATAATATTTGATATTATGCAGGAGCATACacaaaaaaaaacctttttgGCTCTCTCTACATCCACAACGATAGAATCACTTTCAAGTTTTGAAAATTATGTTTGTTTGATAgttctttcttgttctttttttttttacttacaaAGTTACTCAAAATTCAAACAGTTCATTTACACAAATCCCCTCCCATTTAAAGTTCAAAAATCAGTTACCGAGGCCACCCTATATAATTTCCAGCTCCGTAACACTTTAACTGTTTCTAACAAACTTCTAAATGACATTGTATCATTTTTATTTGATTCCAGCAACACAACAAACTTTAAACTTCAATCCATATTAGTGCTTGGTATCTCTATAAAGGCAAAAGTGACTACTGTGAATTGCTTTGGAATGACAACTATATGCAAATAGAAGGGCAAATTGAAGACGGTGCAAAAACAAAACATAATAGGCTAAGAAATGGAGCCAGAAAATGGAGCTAAAGAAAAGGAGAGGTATGAAAACAACAAAGCCCATTAACATTACTTGAACAACATTTCTACTTGGCTAGTCATTTACAAAAGACTGTTCGGTGAGTGTTCTTCAAGACATGAACCACATTACACTGCAGTGAGATAAATGATCTGCTGGAAGTCAGTAGTTGTTCTTTGAACAAACTTTGCTGAGTTTTTATTGTCAGAACAACTTCGTCGCAGTTTACTCCAACATTAGTAATATTAACTGCAATATAGCTAATCCTGTGCATAAATAACCTAAAAAGGTTGCTAAAACCTGGAATATGAGTACTATTTAATTTGATTATCATGGTTGGATGTAACTTCCAAATATTACATCCACACAATGAAATAGGAACTAACGAGGATAACTTACTGCTACGTTTTCTTCTTGAATTTCCTCTGCGCCTTCAAGTCGACCACAATCACAGATATATTATCTCTGCTGCCCCTTTGGAGAGCAAGTCGCGTCAGGTACTCTGCAGCATCTTGAGCAGCAGGATCGACGTTTACACCCCTTTCGTTAGTCAAAGTACCACCGTTCTTTTTGTGCCAGAGAAGAATTCGTCTCCGTGCCACATCACAAGCTTCTTCATTTGTCAAGACATCCCATAGGCCATCACTTGCTAAAATTAGACAGTCGTCTTCTTTTACTCTGGGTACAAACATCATTTCTGGATCTGGAATCACATAAGGCCTTAAATATCTATCACCTGCAGCGAAAAGACAACCTTGTCAGATCAAGAATGGTCTGATCTCTAGGATAGCAGTTTCAAAATAATAAATGTGAACACAGAATTTCTTGTGAAAGTAATAGTCTCCAAAAATTCGGAGccatttttttatgacatggtgtaccctacaacacacacccacagACAATAGGAGAATCATGCATCTCTTCTTGTATTTAACGTTAATCATATGAAATTTTGCACAATCGCTTATTACTTAATATTATTGGGACGGAATATTGTTGAGTTAATTGATACTGAATAATTCCATATTATGTGTGATCCTCACATTTTCACCATGTCAACTGAAGTAACACGTCGTTATCCAACATCAGTGGGCTGCTTCAGGGATGAACTTTGACACTATTTTATGTATGGTATATCACTTTCATTTTGGTGCATGTGTAAGTTTGGTCCATCGTAGCTTTAAGATTCCTTTTATAGCTTGACACCTCTTTTTCCATGTGCAAACTAAGCACAATATAGATGACTCGCTTAACCTTCTCCAGTAAAAATACAACAGTACAATGAAACTTGCAAGCAGCTAGGGCAATATACATACCAATTGACCTTGAAACTGCAAGAACACCAGAAACGCGATGTCCATCCCAATTAATGACCTTTCCTCCCAGTTCTTCTATTCGTGTACACTCATCTTCTCTATTTGGCTGAAAAACAATTAACAAGGAAGATCATTTGGTAACCAAAAAAGCCTAACAAAATTTGCAAAGTGGTGTAACAACAAACACAAGCCTTACTTTATGGTCAACAGATAATGGCATGGGTAATTTTGCCCGACAAAGGACTGCCCTTGAATCACCGCAATTCGCAACAATAATGTGGGTTGGACTAACAACAGCAACTACAGCTGTAGATCCAACTGCTTCAGGAGCAATAGCTGCAAGGTCAGGCTCATCTGTTTCACTACTGAATCCTCCTACCTCATCATCGACTCTAcaaaaacaattcaagaaagcCTTTGACCATTGCTCCTTCCAGTTAATACTTCCATTATTTGAATCCTTTTTCATTATATCTATCTCCTGTGCTAAAGCCATGTGGAGACGCTCATGACAATACTTAGCAACCtgctatgaaaaaaaaaaaatgatcttaATATGTATGCATACCTGACAAACAAATACGCAAGCACATAGCAAATGAACTCTAAGGTGTCGTTTAGTTGCTGGTTAGAGAGGAGTTATACATGTTTTAAGACTAGCATTACCTTGTACGTTGTTTGGTtacaaaaatgagaaaaaattaaTACCCACATAGAATCTAACATAAGGTATACAATTTTTGGTTGGTTTTTTTCTCTATCCACATAAAACATAGCATTGCTAATACAATGTTTGGTTCATGTTTTTCAATTTCCAATGttgtataagttatgagggaatctatatattattttataaagGTAGAAActggaataactaatacatgaataactaaaccctgcataaccctaaccagcaaccaaacgactCCTAACATGCAGGCAATAATAATTCCTGAACCAAAATAAAAGTGCAATGTTATAAAAACAGATAGAAATTCACCTGAGAGCCTCCGTGTCCATCATAAACCCCATATAAATGGGCTGTAAGTGTTTGACTCAGGGCATGAGAAACCGGGGCATCCATCAACATTTGAGAAGGGATTCTCAGAAACCTCGGTAAAGCTATAGCAGTATCTTCCATCTCAGGCCTCTTTCCTTGAATCGTGGTGATCCCCCAAAGTGGCACAGAATCAAAACAAAGGGCATTTGGCCtacttatctttatctcatgcgAGGACACATGATGGGATGGTGATAATTTTCTTTTATAATCTTCAGCACCCGTAACCACAATGTTCATTCCAGTGGAAACAAGATCACTTACAAGTTCTGACTCATTAACCAACTCCTTAGCCAAATCACATGAATAAGACTTCCTTAGAGTCTGGGATACACCAACCTTCTTGTCTTCATCCACTAGAGAATTAGAACAAGTCATATTTCCTAAAATCTCATCAGTTGGTGAAATCAAATTGTTGTCCGTAGATCTATCGTTGTTTGGATCAGCAGCAATCAAACAATTCCCACTAGCTACTATTGTCGAAGAAAAACTGTTTCCTTTACTGATTTCATGGCAGTCTGCAACTGTCATAAGGTTAGCATTGTCCCTTGGCACTCTATCATTGGCAACGGGCACTGGGGGAAGCTTGCTCTTCTTTGGTTCTGATACCAGCTCATATCCAGCGAAGTCCACACATGTCGGTAGTACTGATTCATCATATATCAATTTTCCCTGTTTATACGATACAGCAAGTGTTGGTAACATCTCTTCCATCACTACTTCCTCTCCTACCACtaatccaaattcaaatccctAAAAGTAAAACTCAGCACTGTTTAAGCCAAGACAAGGTTTCAAGAACCAGAATAAGTCACTTAGAAGAGAAAACAAGGTAGCTAAAATGGTTTAATCTATTTATGACATAAGAGAATATGGATCCAAAGTCCAAACTTGTATTTCAAGGGGAATCACTATCCAATAAGATATATGCTAGAATTATTACACCCTGTTAAGCATCTTGTACTCTTCTATTCCAATTTGATCCTTCTTTATCCAAAAGACTCATTCAACAACACATTAACAACAAGCCTTCAACAAAGAATCACTTTTTATCACCTATAATATATGCCCAATTAATTGGAAACAACAAATCAGGTCTAGTGGTCACTGCTTCTAAGAAACAAGACAGAGACACAACAACAtataaagaacaaaaaaaagattCAAACTTTATTAAAAAGAGAGAACTTACAAGCTCAAAGCAGACCAAACATCAAGGTGCTCAAGCAAAacatcaaacttttttttttttttaatctttttagcAACCCAACTTCTTCTTGGATTGAAAAAAAGTCCTTATTTTTCCTCCTGATTTATGAAGAAAAACTTCATTACCTAACAACCAAGAACCCCATTATTTCAAGAGTCAAACAAATCAATAAGGTGCATGCAAGGATTTGTTATTTAGTCTAATCATTCTATATTTATTATACAAAACAAGGCTGATTAGATACACaaatcaatgaatacaataaccCAAATCATAAAAAAAGAAGGAAGGTAAGTGAGGAGTTGCTTACCGTTTCAAAACAGTGTGCAATTAATGACACACAcaaattttaataattaaaagaaagaaggaaaaaaaaaaaaaggttagacCAACATTTTAGGATCCCTTTACCTTCTTTTCCTCCCAtaaactaattaaaaaataattattcctCCGTTTAAAAGATTTTTATAAGTTGACTTGatacgaaatttaaaaaataaaaataaattttaaatatataatttaaaataaattttaaatatttatttaattataaattatctcataaaattaaattatttttaaatataaaaatatattaatttttttgagataaattaataaaaatagtAAGTCAATCTTTTTAGAGCGGAGTGAGTATAATTATTGAAAAGAACATAGAAACACATGAGTATTAGAAAGCAAAGTGTGTGATGTGTCAAGATAGGAAACTTTTTATGTACTAAAACAAAAGTTTGCCTTTATTAAATTCTTAGTCAAGTGGGTCCCATTTAACAGGACATCTGTCCAAACAGTTGGTTTTTTTTCATTGGTTGTGGGCCCACTTCTTGATTTTTATGTTTCTTTCGGTGAGCTAATGGGATGATCTTTTAGGAGTCTTTGAGGCACaactaattaaaataataatttctGGTGAGTGGGTCCCACGCTAACTCTTTGTACAAAAACTTTTGCGGAGATGAGTGAAGACGGACAAACTGACGCATATCATCCTttaattattaaataaaaattattttaatttcaGGGTTTAAAAGTCGctgcaaaattaaaatttaaaatttatgaattcTGAGTGTATCCATAATTGATTTTAGTTATTGCATTTGTACGTAAATGTTTATACTATTTGgtgaattttttaatataattaataaattttAAGTAAAAATTATTGAATTAGTCTGAATTCGCACCTAATACAGTAGATTTGCCCCTCTAAAGTAATCTAATGATTAATAAAGTTGAAATCAATTATGGATTAAACAACgataacatacccagtataatctgACCGTAGGGTCGGGGAAGGATGAGGTATACACAGGCCTTATCCTACCCTCGAAGGGTAGAGACAGAGGCGGAGGCAGAATTTGAAGTTACTGGGTTGGAGATCCTATGTAGTTCTTTTAAGTTACTGGCTCTAAATTAAGAATGTGTACGTATTCAATGAATTACTTAACACAAATACAGAGTTTGAACCAAAGTAAGTGAATTTGGCCAAACTGGTAACATATACACTGGCTCCGCCCCGAGTGGAGACCTTGTTTTCGATAGAAGCTCAGCTCAAGAAGAATGAATTATGAAGTCATGGTTCAAATTTTAATAAAGTCAATAAATGATATTTGTGTTTTTTCTTCTTGATCCAAATTTCGcttgatataattattttttacagATATTAAATTAGTTGAGGTGTGCACAATTTTTTCTAACACTATCATAATTAAAAACGATTATAGAATTTTGATGGTATTTTTAATTACGAAAGGAGTTTAGTATTGCTAATCTGTTGCTTCCCCACCAAATATAGGACAATTGTCCCAATTTCATCCTCAGATACCAATGTTAGTCAACTTCCGAATAGTTAATTTAAAACCAGAAAAATACTATTCAACCTCTGATTAGTTTTGACCTTTTGGTACATCTTAGATCTCAAATCTTCTTTTTTCGCAGCTTTATTATCCTAGAAATGAGGTCTACTATGAGCCAAAATCATTAGATATCCCTAGAAACGGAAAACTTATGTTCACTTTTCGACATAAATTTTAACCGCATTTGATGTGGTGATGAAATATTGTCCGTCTTAAATTATCTATCATGACTTCTAAAAATAATTGTCTCAattatttgttattttaaaagtttaatgtaatttttttttttcatttcatgtGCAGAAATAATTATTCTTGAAGACTGTAAATGCTTAATAGAGTAAAGTATTTAATAAAGAAAAATTATCTCTTAAGACAGAAGTGAGGATAAAATGTTTTAAAATAttctcctaattaatatttttttaaagaccgtgttaaaaaaaaatatgaccgATAATTTGAGACGGGGAATGGTAAGTAATCACCTAATCAATGAAACCACGTATATCTAGTCATGGCTGACTTTACGACACTTGGTGAATTTCTAGTGAGCTTTAACCAGAAGTAGAAGAATACAATCTTAACCAGAAGTAGAAGAATACTAATCTTACTTtataaaaacatttatatatacATGGATTGATTTGTATATTTTGACAATATAAAGTTATATCATTGTGTTTTAGCTATTTTTTCGGTATTAATGCATTTAaatatcatataatttttacttgTAATTATCTTATCAATTACTTGATCagacaatatatattttataccgTCACGAAATAGAATCAAATTTGAGATTGAGAGAGGAATAGTTCCTTATCTAATAGCGTATACTAATAAATCTTTTTTCTTATATTTTGCAATATAAAAATGGGGAGTAATAACGACAAAGTAGAGTAGATCGGTGAACAACCTTCAACGTGGCACTATTAAATGGAAATCTGAAATCTTTCCAAAAACCTTTTCTAATCGTATTCAACTGGGGGCCTTGACGGACTGCAAATTAGCCACGTATTGCAATAAAACAACAACGGCATTTAATAAATGTGTCACTGAATTGAGAAAATATCTCAATtgcatatttttcatttttttgacaTAATACGTAGATAGACATCTTAACTTGGCTTCCACTTGTAAGTAAATATCTTAACTTTGATAATTCACATCTAGACACTCAACTTGATTTAAGTTGGCCCGTAAACACCTTAATTTAGCCATGTCTATATGTATTTTTAAAATTGGAGAGTTTACCGAGCTAACTTAAAGTCTTAAACCgagttgaggtgtctagatgtgCATTCTCAAAATTGATGTCTTTACTTTCCAATTGAGGTCAAATTAAGGTGTCTATCTATGTGTTAAGTCTTTATTTGCACTCTCTCGTTTCAAGAACAAATCTAGTTCTGTTTCCGTGTTGCTTTTGTATTGTTTTTTCTTTTCAGCCTTCTTTGTGTTTGATTCCGCGTAATCCTTTTCAAGATCGTTTTGGTATTTTGAGAGAACCGGACCCATATTTACTTTGTTTTCTATATCTGATCCACGCTTTCTTTCTCCTTGACTTGCGGGTTTCTTTTGCTTCTTGAATTCGAttctttatttcttttatttgatttttgatttttaTTAATGTTTTTGTCTTGACTAAGATTTTCATTTGTATTCAAATTAAAAGAAGTAATTTGCTTGGTATAATCCACACTTTTATTTTATATAACATTATAAAGTAGAATAAATTCTAGGAGGAACCAAAATTCCAGGTCGGATAGTGAGATGATAGGAGATAAGCTTTCATCGTCTAGAGGGAAACAACCCTCATAACTACTACTCTTACTACAGGATGTTTGCGTAGCCAACACCTAGATCCGGCTCTACCCAAAT
Protein-coding sequences here:
- the LOC132616499 gene encoding protein phosphatase 2C 77-like isoform X1, coding for MEEMLPTLAVSYKQGKLIYDESVLPTCVDFAGYELVSEPKKSKLPPVPVANDRVPRDNANLMTVADCHEISKGNSFSSTIVASGNCLIAADPNNDRSTDNNLISPTDEILGNMTCSNSLVDEDKKVGVSQTLRKSYSCDLAKELVNESELVSDLVSTGMNIVVTGAEDYKRKLSPSHHVSSHEIKISRPNALCFDSVPLWGITTIQGKRPEMEDTAIALPRFLRIPSQMLMDAPVSHALSQTLTAHLYGVYDGHGGSQQVAKYCHERLHMALAQEIDIMKKDSNNGSINWKEQWSKAFLNCFCRVDDEVGGFSSETDEPDLAAIAPEAVGSTAVVAVVSPTHIIVANCGDSRAVLCRAKLPMPLSVDHKPNREDECTRIEELGGKVINWDGHRVSGVLAVSRSIGDRYLRPYVIPDPEMMFVPRVKEDDCLILASDGLWDVLTNEEACDVARRRILLWHKKNGGTLTNERGVNVDPAAQDAAEYLTRLALQRGSRDNISVIVVDLKAQRKFKKKT
- the LOC132616499 gene encoding protein phosphatase 2C 77-like isoform X2, which translates into the protein MEEMLPTLAVSYKQGKLIYDESVLPTCVDFAGYELVSEPKKSKLPPVPVANDRVPRDNANLMTVADCHEISKGNSFSSTIVASGNCLIAADPNNDRSTDNNLISPTDEILGNMTCSNSLVDEDKKVGVSQTLRKSYSCDLAKELVNESELVSDLVSTGMNIVVTGAEDYKRKLSPSHHVSSHEIKISRPNALCFDSVPLWGITTIQGKRPEMEDTAIALPRFLRIPSQMLMDAPVSHALSQTLTAHLYGVYDGHGGSQVAKYCHERLHMALAQEIDIMKKDSNNGSINWKEQWSKAFLNCFCRVDDEVGGFSSETDEPDLAAIAPEAVGSTAVVAVVSPTHIIVANCGDSRAVLCRAKLPMPLSVDHKPNREDECTRIEELGGKVINWDGHRVSGVLAVSRSIGDRYLRPYVIPDPEMMFVPRVKEDDCLILASDGLWDVLTNEEACDVARRRILLWHKKNGGTLTNERGVNVDPAAQDAAEYLTRLALQRGSRDNISVIVVDLKAQRKFKKKT
- the LOC132616499 gene encoding protein phosphatase 2C 77-like isoform X3 yields the protein MTVADCHEISKGNSFSSTIVASGNCLIAADPNNDRSTDNNLISPTDEILGNMTCSNSLVDEDKKVGVSQTLRKSYSCDLAKELVNESELVSDLVSTGMNIVVTGAEDYKRKLSPSHHVSSHEIKISRPNALCFDSVPLWGITTIQGKRPEMEDTAIALPRFLRIPSQMLMDAPVSHALSQTLTAHLYGVYDGHGGSQQVAKYCHERLHMALAQEIDIMKKDSNNGSINWKEQWSKAFLNCFCRVDDEVGGFSSETDEPDLAAIAPEAVGSTAVVAVVSPTHIIVANCGDSRAVLCRAKLPMPLSVDHKPNREDECTRIEELGGKVINWDGHRVSGVLAVSRSIGDRYLRPYVIPDPEMMFVPRVKEDDCLILASDGLWDVLTNEEACDVARRRILLWHKKNGGTLTNERGVNVDPAAQDAAEYLTRLALQRGSRDNISVIVVDLKAQRKFKKKT